The sequence below is a genomic window from Thiomonas intermedia.
TGATCTGCTGCTCCGGCCCGAGTTGCTGGACGCGCCCGATCAACTCGTGCCCTTGCTGCAGCGTTATCGCGCCCTGCTGGGGGCCGACCAGGCGCTGGCGATCAATCTGTCACGGCCGGACGGGCAGATGTTCGCCTCGACCGTCGCCTCGGCTGAGAAGTTGCCGAATTTCCGCACCGTGCCCGAGATCTGGCGTGGCATCCACCAGGCCACGCACATGAAGGGACTGGAAGTGGGCAAGGCGGTCTATGGGCCGATGCTGCACCGATGGGTGATTCCGCTGCGTCTGATGATCAAGGATGAAGCGGGGCAGCCGCTTTTCCTGATCGCGGTGCCGGTAGAACTCAACGACTTTCTCGATCGCTGGCGCCGTTCGGTGGCCGCGGCCCAATACGCCACGCCGGGCATGTCGATGGCGCTGATGCGCGCGGATGGCTATCTGCTGGCGCGCTGGCCCACCCCCCAGACCCCTGACCTGCAGCGGTTCTACAGCACCCGTCGCCAGGGGGCTTTGGCGAACGCCATCCTGGCTTCGCCTCAGGCGCAGTCAGGCCTCTTCAATGGCCGGGTGGATTCGGACTCGATACCTCGCCTGGGCGCCTGGGTGCGCCTGCCGCAGTACGGCGTGCAGGTGACCATGACGGTGCCGCGAGCCCTGCTCTGGCGCGACTTCTGGCGGGCCTACTGGCCGGCGCTGACCATCCTGGCGCTGTGGCTGGGGCTGCTGACCCTGACCTACCGGCTGGTGGTGCGACAGGCCGAACGTGAGAGCACACAACTGCGTGATCGCGCCGAAATCATGTATCGGCTGGCCAATCAAGACAGTCTGACCGGCCTGCTCAATCGCCGCGGCATGGGCGAGTATCTTCAACGGGCTCACGACTATGCGCAGCAGGAGGGCATCGGTTACGCGCTCGTGCTGTTCGATCTCGATCATTTCAAGCTCATCAACGACGGCTTCGGTCATGCCGCCGGCGACGCCGTGCTGCAGCAGGTCGCGCATCTGCTGCAGACCCGGGTGCGCAAGGAAGATCATGTGGCGCGCTGGGGCGGAGAGGAATTTCTCGTGCTGCTGCCCGATTCCACTCTGGAAACGGCGCACGCCGCCGCCGAGAAGCTGCGCGACATCATCGCCCATACCCGCATGTCGGTGGGGGGCTCGGAGCTTCGGTTGTCGGCGAGCTTCGGCGTCTCGGCCTGGGAGCCTGGGGCCAGGCTGACCATCGCCGAACTGCTGGGCCAGTGCGACTCCGCGCTTTACAACGCCAAGGCGGCCGGCCGCAACCGCGTCAAGCAGTTCGAGGGCAAATCGGCGCACGACTACCTGCGGGGCTTCACCTTGAAGCGCGCCATCGAGGACGACCGCATCCGTGTGGCCTATCAGCCGCTGGTGTCGCTCGCCGACGGACAGGTCGTCGGCTACGAGGCCCTGGCCCGGTTGGTCGGCGAGGACGGCGAAGTGGTGCCGGCAGGGCAGTTCATCGACGTGGCCAGCCGTTTGCGGCTGGAGCACCGCATCGATTCGCGGGTGTCCAAGCAGGTGATGTCCCGCTGCAGCACGCGCATCGAAGCGACCGGCGCGCCGATGAAGTACATGATCAACTGTTCGGCCGATTTCCTCAGCCGCCCGGAGGATGTTCAGCAACTGCTCGACCGGGCTCAGCACTACTGCGAAAGCTGCGCCATCGACATGACGGGC
It includes:
- a CDS encoding putative bifunctional diguanylate cyclase/phosphodiesterase → MPGSSPLFTPAQLRVPQGLSPMRRRLRRGYWGLVALTLFFGAWLAWINWQRQGEMLRSTLRVETAFLADATSSYFERYESVMSALGNDLLLRPELLDAPDQLVPLLQRYRALLGADQALAINLSRPDGQMFASTVASAEKLPNFRTVPEIWRGIHQATHMKGLEVGKAVYGPMLHRWVIPLRLMIKDEAGQPLFLIAVPVELNDFLDRWRRSVAAAQYATPGMSMALMRADGYLLARWPTPQTPDLQRFYSTRRQGALANAILASPQAQSGLFNGRVDSDSIPRLGAWVRLPQYGVQVTMTVPRALLWRDFWRAYWPALTILALWLGLLTLTYRLVVRQAERESTQLRDRAEIMYRLANQDSLTGLLNRRGMGEYLQRAHDYAQQEGIGYALVLFDLDHFKLINDGFGHAAGDAVLQQVAHLLQTRVRKEDHVARWGGEEFLVLLPDSTLETAHAAAEKLRDIIAHTRMSVGGSELRLSASFGVSAWEPGARLTIAELLGQCDSALYNAKAAGRNRVKQFEGKSAHDYLRGFTLKRAIEDDRIRVAYQPLVSLADGQVVGYEALARLVGEDGEVVPAGQFIDVASRLRLEHRIDSRVSKQVMSRCSTRIEATGAPMKYMINCSADFLSRPEDVQQLLDRAQHYCESCAIDMTGRDKPMVIEITERQLIGDAEAVRRLVQPLIDFGFQLAVDDFGSGYSSYLYVLKLPVSYLKIEAELVCEAAHSPRAQAMVRSINAMAHELGILTIAEGIEDEATAEAMRRIGVDWGQGYYWGRPEVEA